Sequence from the Equus quagga isolate Etosha38 chromosome 15, UCLA_HA_Equagga_1.0, whole genome shotgun sequence genome:
TGTTAGACTACAGCTCCAGCAAGACAAGGATGTTGTCTTTCAGCAAATGATTATTGGGTAAACAAGCCAGTCTTTGTGTGCCTTAATGAACTTTAGGAATAATAGGGTACGGATGTACTTCTTAGGTGGTTAGAATGTAGCTGATGCCATACAATATTCCTGGAGTAGGCAGCATTACCTTCTGCCTACAGTCCTCTCCCTACTTTGTGTCTGCCCGAGAAGCATACCTAGTAGAGAAGCCGGGAGACACGCGCATAGGTTGGTGTTCCAAGGCCCAGGGAAATGGTGTGCAGACATCTGTCATCtgattcttttaatattatttatggaCAGCCTTTTGCATTTAATAGAAATCTTGCCTTGGTTTTGCAGAAAAAGGtctggatttttatttctaaccATTCAATTTAGTGTTTCAATATGAAAATGTCCTTGAATACCAGGTGTTTTCTCAAGGCTGAGCACAGTGTGTTGAGTAATTCTCACCCATCTGTGCAGGAAATGAAAACCCTGATCATCTATAGGTTATGTCTGTCCCATTCGTTATTCCTGTTAGTACAGCTGCCTCTTTCATGTGATGTCACTGAATGTAAATTACTTGAGCCTCAATCTCCAGCTGCTTGTTCTGTTACGATGGAGGTTAAAATACATCTGTAATTACAGCTGTCTATACAATCCCTAAATAGATTTTCAGCACTTAAGTTTTCAGTTCTAGAAAATCAGGTGATCAGGTTTTTAATCATGGGGACAGCTGGAGGTTGTCCCTTACATTTAGGATCCAGAAACTCAGAGCTTTAGCAAGCTTGTATTGCCAAGCACTAGGATCGGGCTCTGACTTCAGCAAGCAGGTATCTTAGGCTGTCTTGCCTCCTGGTATGCTTGTGGACGTCCCTCCAGTCATTCCAAACACAGTCCCCTGTACTTGGCTGAAATTATAGCCTGCTTTGCCTTGCTGCTTGGGATTCTTTGAATCCCACCTTATTTGTCCACTCATTCACTTTGACCTCCCCAGAGGTAGTCTTAATAAATATTGGCATAATGCTGGCATAGGTGAAATAATTCGTATAAATGAGGGAAGCCCTTTAATGTCATCTAAGAGGAATCCCAAGGGAAAGATGCACCATGAAGGATGATGAAGTTATCCAGTCTCTGTAGCTTTGGGGTTGTATTCATGTCCCCAGGATTTTTTCTTGAACAGGTTCCTTCTTTTTGAAACCAGTGCTACAGTGTATATACCTCTTTAAGAGATTAAAACCCTTCCAAAGTGGATTAGGAGGTAATAATTAACTCCTGAGTGCTTGGGgatggtgcctggcatatactAAGTGTTTATAGTGCATCATCTTTTAATTCTCCAGTAagctttaagagaaaaagactatTATGCccctttatagatgaggaaataagtGATCTATGTCCAATGTTACTCGGCCAACCAGTGGTAGAATTGAACCCAGGGGTTTTGAGATAGAAAATGCTCTTAATCCCTATAATCATGGCAAGAGAATCTTGGTATTTAATGGCATGTCCTTCTCTAACATAAAGTGGTATAGCAAACCCTTGTTAAGAGTtctaactctgccacttactaggtGGGATATTGGTCAGTTGGGCTGAAGAAACTGtgttagaaatataaaactgCTTCAAGAGTAGATTATATCACTTACGGCAGCCAGGAATTGAAAGAGGTACTAATTAAGGGGGAAGTGCCTTCAGTCACTAAAAAGTGGCATGCTTACTCCAGTTGGATAAGTCACTACCATGGAAAACAGTGAGACACCTAGAGCAGGCACAGTAAGACTTAAGGCCCAAGAAGGAATCAAAGAACAAAGACACTGCATTGCACTTTTTAATTGCACGGgtagttttaaataaatggagaaagcaCCTTCCAAAAGTTACACTAGCAGGGAAAGATTCCATTAAGCATTTACATAgtaaatttctataattttgtaaaAGATTCTTGATCTTTACTTGAACTGTAAATGAGGGAAAAGGAGCCCCCTCAGGTAGGTGTTCTCTGCTTGCAGAAGCAAACTAAAGGACCTAAAATTGGAGGCAAGCCTGGGAAgctgagaaggggaaagaaatgatgaagggcCATTCATAAATTCCATGTCTGAGACGTTTGTCCAGTGACCCTTACATAAGTATTTTAGGGCAAACTAATGCCCTAAAATAAAGGTACAACCTCAAAAGCTTTAATTCTCGATTACAGTAGTATATCTGAGTACCTTGCACTGTTGAATGTCAAAAACCAATACTTGGGGTGACCTAATGAGGTTTGAACAGACAAATACTTTCAAGGAATTCTCTCGGACTGTACACCCTCTACTTTGGCTTTTTGAATGGAGCAGGCAGGCTTCTCTGCTATCTTCCAGGCAATGTATTAGTCAAGGAAAAGGGCAACAGTACTCGATCGCTCCTTAGACACTAATCAGCTGGGGAAATAGTTCATTGGCAAAAGTGTCCTCCCAAGAATGGTCTGCACCAAGCAGAGAGGACATGTCGCTGAAGGGGGAAGAAGAGCCCTCATATCTACAGTCACTATAAGCATCCAGTAGGCAGGAAGATGGCTTCAGGCAGTGGCTGGATGAAAGCAGATCTGAGATACCCAGCTCTGGAATGAAGTCATCTTCCACAAGTTCTTCCTTCACTGAGACAGTGAGTTCAGGGTGATCTTTCTCTGAGGGGCTGGAGGGTGCTTCCTCAATTTTCACTACCACATTAGCTTGGCTCTCTGTCTCAGAGGGTATCTCTAAGACTAGGGGTTTGGTATATACGTGGTCAAAACGAATCAGTTCATTAATGGCTTCCAGCTTGGCTGATGACGTCCCCAGTGATGGAGAAGGGGAGGCTGGTAAGGAACTGGGTCCTTCTGGGTAGACCTCTGGGAGTTGCTCCAGGCTGGTCGATTCTGGGGAAGGACATCTGAAGAACATGACTGGGTCCAAGTTGAACAGAATGCCCAACAGGATATCAGActgcaaaaggcaaaaaattaaacagagtcCAACTATGAGAAGGCACCTGAGAATCTACCTAGAACACTTAAGTACCAGGTTCCATAATGAAAATTAATCCTTATGCTCCAGGATGACCTCCGGGCCCCACCAGACCCATCTATCTACACTTTACTCCATGTCCTAAATCGCCTGGAAACAGTAAGGCAGTCAATGTTCACCTCTAACCCAACCAAAACTAACTTCTCCTGCCCTCATCTATCTGGTTAGGGATGTTAGGCATCAAACATGGAATTAACTAGTTATACTGCATTTGAGTAAATCTAAATAATCTCTACCTCAGAGTCTGAAGAGTCCACACTGTCAGAATCCATGGGGAGAGGTTCTGGAGGGGTGACAACTGGGCCTGCACCTGCTGCAGAGGCGCACGTAGACTGAGTGCTGCGGACTCAGCAGACCCGCTCACCGGCCTCGCTCCATTCCCCTAGAAGGAAAACCAAAGCTGAGAGACCCCGAGGAAATGCGTGCCGGCGGCTATGATGCCTGACTTTCAAGAAAGCTAGCAAGCTATTCTTCAGAGCTGAAATCTTCCccttacctttattatttccattttcttgagtcctcctcaagaagagaggagaaaagggaggcaaGACTaacttttcattgtgattttctgTGCAATGAAACATTTTCCCTTCCCAAGGCAAGACTGCGGCGGGACCGATATTCTTAAATAATATCTCAATCATATTCTCATTAACAATAATGTTCCTAAGTAACAGAGTTCTATAGTGAAATACAGACCCAGAATCTTTTTGGatagtaatttttgtttgtcCTGAACGTCACCTTCATAGAGTAGAACTGCCCTACTGTCAATCTTAGACCACTTAAGCGTTGTCATTGAATTTGCCATAGTCCATAGATTCAAACCCATATGTCACCTTACTGTCAGAGACCTGTCACTATCACAATGAATCCTTTCTCTACTCATTCATGTTCATTAAAGAACTACTATAATTTAGTAGCATTTAGCATCAGATTTGACTGGCTCTcttattctgattctttttccaattttttttttttaaagattggccctgagctaacatctgttgccaatctttttcttcttcttcttctccccaaagctccccagtacatagttgtatattctagttgtaggtccttctggttgtgctatgtgggacactgcctcagcatggcctgaggagcggtgccaggctcgcgcccaggattcaaaccagcaaaaccctgggccgccacagtggagcacgtgaacttaaccacttagccacagggccggccccttattcTGGTTCTTAATGCTGGCATGGTACATCCTGTTGGCTGTTGCCATTTGTTAAGGTTTGCTCTTAGAGAGCCATGtaacttattttaattattaggaCTTAGTACTATTCACTGCATACTTGAAAAATGAATGTGTCATTAAAGAAATCGGTCATGTCATGTCACTTAGAACCAGTTCTCAAATAGGGCACCAAATAAAGAAGGTGACTTACCTTGGTCTCAGCCTCCTCTTCAGTACCCAGAGCATCCATCCCCAGGCGCTGTCTTAACTCTTGGTTCTCAACTACAAGGCCATGAGTCTTCTCTCGTAAAAGCTGATTTTCTAGCAGAAGTTTTTGGTTCTGAAAGAAAGTTCATAAGAGGCTATTAAAACATCTAATTCTTTCACTTCAGAATCCACTTGATGAAGTTTCACTGCAATTGGCTTCCTTTGCTTCTCCTTGACCTTTTGGAAAACTATGCTTATGGAGTTGTTCACAGTAGGTATTAGAagtcaaggtcataaaaataaGCTATTTAAGAAGTGCCATTTCTTGGGGTCACAAATAAGACAATGCCTCCAACTACTAAGACAGACCTCAGCAAGGGGTGACTTGTGGCTTTGATTTAGATacgatattaaaaataaatcctatcTTGAACTGGCAGGTAATAAGAAAAGTGGCAGTCATGGAGCATaaaatcaaaatgtataaaaaaaagaaccatagAAATAATCCTGATGCATTCAAGATGTATAACTGACAACGATTTAAGATTAGGTAACACGTGGACCCTAGAAGGGGAAGGGAACAGTTGGTGGACTTTTGGCCAGGCCAGGAAGCGTCTCAAGTTTAAGCAATGATTTCCTATCTGCTTTCACTAATTTCATAGTGCCAACTCGATAGACTTTGTCGTAATGTCATAATTCAGCAAATTTGAGATAGATCTGGCACCAAATGCTAAAGGGTCAATCACTTCCACTCTCATCAAGCTTCACCACTTAACCAACTACCTATCTACCCTGACTTAGATTAGTTTAACTTTTAATTACAAAGTCAACTGTATTCTAAAGGAGCTGAAACAACTTGTGATGAGCAGCAAATATCAGAACATTCACCACAGGAAGATACACAACGGATAAAAGATAAGAATTTGGCCTGAAGTATTTTTACCTCTTCTTCCAAATCTACCACTTGCTGTTCCAGCTCACTCATTCGAGCTTTTTTTCGGTCTCTGGCAGTCTGAGCTGCTActctgtttttcagtttcctgAAAACAGAAAGGATATACCACACTGAGTCATCTCAaactttatatctttatttaacAACGTAGCCAGCTggtgctttcattttaatttacagGATACGGTAGACTAACCGTAAAATATACTTCAGACTCCTCCTCTcaatgaaacaacaaaaaaataactgcCTTCTGTCAATCTAGCTTGAAGACCTGCTTTATTCTCTCTCCTATTGCATCACCCACCCTGGCCACAGCATGGGGGCCGGACACAAATATTATCCATCTTGCATCATAAGAaattttctcctcccctttcaACTCCCCCACTGCTTCCTGACTGCAATTTCCTCAAACAGGGTCCAACCTGGACTGATTAAATCTAACGAAGCTGCCATAGCATTATGACAGAAaccctccctccccaaacccaACTCAAATAAGGGACAGCTGATGCCTTTCGCCCCAGTGCTGAGGTCCTAGGCAGTGCCCGGTAGCTGGGCCCGTGTCTGCTGGAGGAGGCACTTAATAAATCACAAGAGGCACACGGATCATAAAAGAATTCACATTTACGGAGGACTAAGTCCTAAGCATTTCTCATTCAGTCTCCCCCACGACCTCATGAAGCAGACACCACTTTAAGGACGCAGAGATTGAGTTTGACTAGTGAGCCTTACAGAGCTCACAGCCCTTTCAATAGCTGTCATCTCAGCTCCGTGGCCCCCAAAACAGTAGACAAACCAAGAAGAGACTAATCGACTCCGTGTTACACCCAAGTTCGGAGGAGCTGACCGATGGCtttgtgagcacacagcaagggGGCCTGGAACCCAGGTGCCCGCATACCCAGCTCTGGTCATCTCTAATGAGATACAAGAGAAGGGAATACAAAAGGCCTGGGTAGCCCTGGACTTCACCCGGCGCGGTGCATCCGGTCAGTCCAGGCttcctgccccgccccgccccgcgccacGCTGGCACCGGACCGGCCAGGCCGAGGGCGCCCGAGCGTTACCCCAGCCCCCTGGCCCGGTTTCAGATCGGGTCCAGACCCCGGCCTCTCGCCCTCCGGGTTCGCGCCTCGACCCTCGCCCACCTCCGCAGCGCCTTCTCCTCGGGGCTCAGGTGCGTGAGGCGCTGTCTCTTGCGCGCCTGGGACGGCCCCCCGCTCGCCTCCTCCGGGCTGGCGCCTTGCTGGCCCGGCACCATGAGCGGCAGAGCCCGGCCGGCCGGGGatccggcggcggcggcggcggcaggctTGCTGGACAGAAGCAGCACTTTGGGGCCCCCGACGGCCGGGCTCTGCGcggctgccaccaccaccatggCCAGAGACTGTCTACGCGAGTGCGCGCCGCCGCTGCCCTGCCGGCCGACCCCTCCGCCCCCAGCCTTTCTACAATCGTGGCCCTCCGCGATTGGCCAGCGCCGCGTGACGCACAGCCGATCTCGGCTCCCATTGGCCCGCCGGGCCcggcaggggcggggccaggtCGTCCAGCGTGGCGATTGCTGTCCCCGGCAGGGGGGGCCCAGGCATTTTCTGAGAAGGCGACCGGTGGGCGACCCCCAGCGCGGGGCGGAGGCGGGGCCACGGGGAGGGGGGGGCGGCCCGGGCCTGGCGAGGAAGGGTCTGGAGCTGGGTTCGGAGTTTCCTCAACTCCCGGATTTCCCCCGAGACTGACGCATTTTCACCCGGAACGACAGAGTTTAATTCCAAACCGAGCGGTTTCCAGACCGACGAATTTTCACCGAGAGTAGCAGATTTTTACCTCCGCCGGACAGCATTTTGTCTCCAGCGCCACCTCGGGCTCCGAGTGGAGCGGAAAGTCGGGAGGGAGCGCGAATCGGGCCTTGGGTTAGAAAGAAGCCTGCGGTGAAATTCCGcgaaataaaaatctttagtaaATGAGATCGCGCTTTTTAGAACTAGGTGTAGCTCTTGGTGAAGTCTTAATAAACGATGTGTTAGCTCCCAGTGGAAGAAACAGATGTAATtcaatatttttgcatttctaaacTTTATAGCATAAACGTACTTTTCttccttgcttgcttttttttttctttctcagtgacAAGAAGGGAAAATTTCACTTGTAAAATCGGGGGTCCCGGGATTTACCTTCAGCCCCCTCGAGCTCAGGAAAGTTCGAGGCTCTTGCCGGTCGATTGCTGAGCAATGCCGGGCCCCGCGCTTGCCAAAGAGGGACCTCCAACCCGCAGCCAGAGAGCAGTTTAGACAAACAGATGTTAAAACGGAGAAAACACCCCACGCAGGCATGTTCACTCTCTTAAAGCAAATTACAAAAACTTAAGTTCCCTGGAATTACAAAGCAGTACTTTCTTTAATAAGTAGTTACTGCTTCCTCTGGGTTTAGCGCTGTTCTAGGTTCTAACGATGCAAAGATCAGTAAAACTCACCAGCTGGTGGTTGGAAGATacccaaaaaatgaaaagatagaatgTTTCTAGGTAATTCATCGGTACTATTAAATCACATTAGCTCTTCAGTTATATTTTGGTGGGGAGGGAACAGGATGGAAGATGGAACTAAACCAATTAAATCTCTTGATATACAGGTCCTTTAAAGAGGCACAGTTTCTGTTATTTCCAAGACTGGACCATGAGTCCCCTAACGCGTTTTCTTCCTCCAAATTGGCAGAGCCACATCAGTGACTGTTAATCTAAACTGACCTGGCCCAGCTCGGGGCGTCCTTCCCACACACTATTTCTGTGGACTGGAAAGGAGGTGGGGGCGGTCAGAGACTTTGCAGGACAAAGAAGCCCGGCCTCCTTCTTAACTCTCATCAGCCTTGAGCTTTCTGGGTCCTAATATCTCCCGGGGTGGGAGACTCACTCCTGGCCTCTGGGACCTTTTGGGGGAAATCTTTGGAGTGGCTACTGGTTGAGAATTACACATTTATGTTAAAGGAACTTGGAAAGCTGAAGGACGTTCTGAGAAAAGTGCATTGTAATTGTCATGCAACCTTTTATTTAACGTATTAACATTTGTGAACGCCAAGAGAATATCTGGCACTGTGGAAGAAATCTCGGTGagactgaaagaaatttaaatcatttagcataaaaagaaaatgcatgagGCCCCTATTAGTCCAGCAGGGTATAAATGAATAACCATATGGAGACAGCACGTGCTGCTGGGG
This genomic interval carries:
- the XBP1 gene encoding LOW QUALITY PROTEIN: X-box-binding protein 1 (The sequence of the model RefSeq protein was modified relative to this genomic sequence to represent the inferred CDS: deleted 2 bases in 1 codon), yielding MVVVAAAQSPAVGGPKVLLLSSKPAAAAAAGSPAGRALPLMVPGQQGASPEEASGGPSQARKRQRLTHLSPEEKALRRKLKNRVAAQTARDRKKARMSELEQQVVDLEEENQKLLLENQLLREKTHGLVVENQELRQRLGMDALGTEEEAETKGNGARPVSGSAESAALSLRASAAGAGPVVTPPEPLPMDSDSVDSSDSESDILLGILFNLDPVMFFRCPSPESTSLEQLPEVYPEGPSSLPASPSPSLGTSSAKLEAINELIRFDHVYTKPLVLEIPSETESQANVVVKIEEAPSSPSEKDHPELTVSVKEELVEDDFIPELGISDLLSSSHCLKPSSCLLDAYSDCRYEGSSSPFSDMSSLLGADHSWEDTFANELFPQLISV